A window from Xylanibacillus composti encodes these proteins:
- the eno gene encoding phosphopyruvate hydratase produces MTIIADIYAREVLDSRGNPTVEVEVYLESGAVGRAIVPSGASTGAYEAVELRDGDKSRYLGKGVLKAVENVNEIIAPELIGLDALDQVAIDQKMIELDGTENKGKLGANAILAVSMANARAAAEALGVTLYSYLGGFNAKTLPVPMMNIVNGGEHADNNVDVQEFMVLPVGAASFREALRTGAEIFHNLKAVLKEKGLNTAVGDEGGFAPNLASNEEAIQVIISAIERAGYKPGEDVFLGMDIASTEFFKDGKYHLEGEGKSFTSAEFVDLLASWVDKYPIITIEDGCAEDDWEGWKLLTDKLGSKVQLVGDDLFVTNTKRLSTGIEKGIGNSILVKVNQIGTLTETFDAIEMAKRAGYTAVISHRSGESEDSTIADIAVATNAGQIKTGAPSRTDRVAKYNQLLRIEDQLGSVAQYAGQSAFYNLKK; encoded by the coding sequence ATGACGATTATTGCGGACATTTACGCTCGCGAGGTGCTTGATTCCCGCGGCAACCCGACTGTAGAAGTAGAAGTATATTTGGAATCCGGCGCTGTAGGCCGCGCCATCGTGCCTTCCGGCGCTTCGACTGGCGCTTATGAAGCGGTGGAGCTGCGCGACGGCGACAAGTCCCGCTATCTTGGCAAGGGCGTACTGAAAGCCGTTGAAAATGTGAACGAAATCATTGCACCTGAGCTGATCGGTCTCGACGCGCTTGACCAAGTGGCAATCGACCAGAAGATGATCGAGCTTGACGGTACAGAGAACAAGGGCAAGCTGGGCGCCAACGCAATTCTTGCCGTATCCATGGCAAATGCGCGTGCGGCTGCAGAAGCGCTGGGCGTTACCCTTTATTCTTATCTGGGCGGCTTCAATGCGAAGACACTGCCTGTGCCAATGATGAACATCGTTAATGGCGGCGAGCACGCCGACAACAACGTGGATGTTCAGGAATTCATGGTTCTGCCTGTAGGCGCGGCTTCCTTCCGTGAAGCGCTGCGTACCGGCGCAGAAATCTTCCACAACCTGAAGGCAGTGCTGAAAGAAAAAGGCCTGAACACAGCTGTAGGCGACGAGGGCGGCTTCGCGCCGAACCTGGCTTCCAACGAGGAAGCGATTCAGGTCATTATCTCCGCAATTGAGCGCGCTGGCTACAAGCCTGGCGAGGATGTATTCCTTGGCATGGACATCGCCTCCACAGAGTTCTTCAAGGATGGCAAGTACCATCTGGAAGGCGAAGGCAAGTCCTTTACCTCCGCTGAATTCGTAGATCTGCTTGCATCTTGGGTAGACAAATACCCGATCATTACAATCGAGGACGGCTGTGCCGAGGACGATTGGGAAGGCTGGAAGCTCTTGACCGACAAGCTGGGCAGCAAAGTACAGCTCGTCGGCGACGATCTGTTCGTGACGAATACGAAGCGCCTGTCTACTGGCATTGAGAAGGGCATTGGCAATTCTATCTTGGTCAAAGTGAACCAAATCGGTACGCTGACTGAGACGTTCGACGCAATCGAAATGGCGAAGCGCGCAGGCTATACAGCGGTTATCTCTCACCGTTCCGGCGAGAGCGAAGACTCCACGATTGCCGATATTGCAGTGGCGACGAACGCCGGTCAAATCAAAACCGGTGCGCCTAGCCGCACAGACCGTGTCGCTAAATACAACCAGCTGCTTCGCATTGAAGACCAGCTTGGCAGCGTCGCACAATACGCAGGCCAAAGCGCGTTCTACAATCTGAAGAAGTAA